Proteins encoded by one window of Panicum virgatum strain AP13 chromosome 7N, P.virgatum_v5, whole genome shotgun sequence:
- the LOC120684053 gene encoding peroxisomal (S)-2-hydroxy-acid oxidase GLO2-like isoform X5: MGMEMVLIATNVCDYKELAKQKLPRMVYDYYALGAEDQHTVRENMEAFSRIQFRPRVLIDVSHIDMSTSVLGYNISMPIMVAPTALHKMAHPEGELASARAAASVGTITTLSSWSSYSIEEVNSAGPGTRFFQLSVYKDRNLVRQVIGRAEKASYKAIVLTVDVPWLGRREADVKNRFALPPNVVLKNFEGVDFGNIEKVNGSGFAASYDACQVDPSLSWKDIKWLQTITSLPILMKRILTAEDTRLAIESGVAGIIVSNHGGRQLDHAPATISCLEEVVREAKGRVPVFLDGGIRRGTDVFKALALGASGVFIGRPVLYALAVDGEAGVRNTLQMLKNELEVAMALSGCTSLKEITRGHVTTEGDRIRRSML, translated from the exons GGAAATGGTGCTGATCGCAACAAATGTCTGCGATTACAAGGAGCTCGCGAAGCAGAAGTTACCAAGGATGGTTTATGATTACTATGCCTTGGGTGCAGAGGACCAACACACAGTTAGGGAGAACATGGAAGCATTCTCCAGAATTCA GTTTCGACCAAGGGTGCTGATTGATGTGTCTCACATTGACATGTCCACGAGTGTCTTAGGCTACAACATTTCCATGCCTATCATGGTTGCCCCTACGGCCCTGCACAAAATGGCCCACCCTGAAG GAGAGCTTGCTTCTGCTAGGGCTGCAGCTTCTGTAGGAACTATAACG ACGTTGTCTTCCTGGTCATCCTATAGTATTGAAGAAGTTAATTCGGCAGGACCTGGAACCCGTTTCTTCCAACTTTCA GTATACAAGGACAGGAACTTAGTGCGACAGGTTATTGGAAGGGCTGAAAAGGCTAGCTACAAGGCAATTGTACTGACAGTTGATGTTCCATGGCTTGGCCGCAGAGAAGCTGATGTCAAGAACAG GTTCGCCTTACCTCCAAATGTGGTATTGAAGAACTTCGAAGGGGTAGATTTTGGCAACATAGAGAAG GTGAATGGTTCGGGCTTTGCTGCATCCTATGATGCTTGCCAGGTTGACCCCTCTCTTTCTTGGAAG GATATCAAGTGGCTGCAGACAATCACTTCGCTGCCAATCTTAATGAAAAGAATCCTAACAGCAGAAGACA CTCGACTCGCTATTGAATCTGGTGTTGCCGGTATCATCGTATCCAACCATGGTGGCCGCCAGCTAGACCATGCCCCTGCAACCATCAGCTGCCTAGAAGAG GTTGTCAGAGAAGCAAAGGGCCGCGTTCCTGTATTCCTCGACGGCGGCATCCGCCGTGGCACTGACGTGTTCAAGGCCTTGGCACTAGGAGCCTCGGGAGTTTTT ATCGGCCGGCCGGTGCTGTA cgcccttgcggtggACGGCGAGGCCGGCGTGAGGAACACGCTGCAGATGCTGAAGAACGAGCTCGAGGTCGCCATGGCGTTGAGCGGCTGCACGTCGCTGAAGGAGATCACCCGGGGCCACGTCACCACCGAGGGCGACAGGATCCGTCGCTCTATGCTATAG
- the LOC120684053 gene encoding peroxisomal (S)-2-hydroxy-acid oxidase GLO2-like isoform X2: protein MVLIATNVCDYKELAKQKLPRMVYDYYALGAEDQHTVRENMEAFSRIQFRPRVLIDVSHIDMSTSVLGYNISMPIMVAPTALHKMAHPEGELASARAAASVGTITTLSSWSSYSIEEVNSAGPGTRFFQLSVYKDRNLVRQVIGRAEKASYKAIVLTVDVPWLGRREADVKNRFALPPNVVLKNFEGVDFGNIEKVVNGSGFAASYDACQVDPSLSWKDIKWLQTITSLPILMKRILTAEDTRLAIESGVAGIIVSNHGGRQLDHAPATISCLEEVVREAKGRVPVFLDGGIRRGTDVFKALALGASGVFVNRPAVLFALAVDGEAGVRNTLQMLKNELEVAMALSGCTSLKEITRGHVTTEGDRIRRSML, encoded by the exons ATGGTGCTGATCGCAACAAATGTCTGCGATTACAAGGAGCTCGCGAAGCAGAAGTTACCAAGGATGGTTTATGATTACTATGCCTTGGGTGCAGAGGACCAACACACAGTTAGGGAGAACATGGAAGCATTCTCCAGAATTCA GTTTCGACCAAGGGTGCTGATTGATGTGTCTCACATTGACATGTCCACGAGTGTCTTAGGCTACAACATTTCCATGCCTATCATGGTTGCCCCTACGGCCCTGCACAAAATGGCCCACCCTGAAG GAGAGCTTGCTTCTGCTAGGGCTGCAGCTTCTGTAGGAACTATAACG ACGTTGTCTTCCTGGTCATCCTATAGTATTGAAGAAGTTAATTCGGCAGGACCTGGAACCCGTTTCTTCCAACTTTCA GTATACAAGGACAGGAACTTAGTGCGACAGGTTATTGGAAGGGCTGAAAAGGCTAGCTACAAGGCAATTGTACTGACAGTTGATGTTCCATGGCTTGGCCGCAGAGAAGCTGATGTCAAGAACAG GTTCGCCTTACCTCCAAATGTGGTATTGAAGAACTTCGAAGGGGTAGATTTTGGCAACATAGAGAAGGTT GTGAATGGTTCGGGCTTTGCTGCATCCTATGATGCTTGCCAGGTTGACCCCTCTCTTTCTTGGAAG GATATCAAGTGGCTGCAGACAATCACTTCGCTGCCAATCTTAATGAAAAGAATCCTAACAGCAGAAGACA CTCGACTCGCTATTGAATCTGGTGTTGCCGGTATCATCGTATCCAACCATGGTGGCCGCCAGCTAGACCATGCCCCTGCAACCATCAGCTGCCTAGAAGAG GTTGTCAGAGAAGCAAAGGGCCGCGTTCCTGTATTCCTCGACGGCGGCATCCGCCGTGGCACTGACGTGTTCAAGGCCTTGGCACTAGGAGCCTCGGGAGTTTTTGTAA ATCGGCCGGCCG TgctgttcgcccttgcggtggACGGCGAGGCCGGCGTGAGGAACACGCTGCAGATGCTGAAGAACGAGCTCGAGGTCGCCATGGCGTTGAGCGGCTGCACGTCGCTGAAGGAGATCACCCGGGGCCACGTCACCACCGAGGGCGACAGGATCCGTCGCTCTATGCTATAG
- the LOC120684053 gene encoding peroxisomal (S)-2-hydroxy-acid oxidase GLO2-like isoform X3 produces MVLIATNVCDYKELAKQKLPRMVYDYYALGAEDQHTVRENMEAFSRIQFRPRVLIDVSHIDMSTSVLGYNISMPIMVAPTALHKMAHPEGELASARAAASVGTITTLSSWSSYSIEEVNSAGPGTRFFQLSVYKDRNLVRQVIGRAEKASYKAIVLTVDVPWLGRREADVKNRFALPPNVVLKNFEGVDFGNIEKVNGSGFAASYDACQVDPSLSWKDIKWLQTITSLPILMKRILTAEDTRLAIESGVAGIIVSNHGGRQLDHAPATISCLEEVVREAKGRVPVFLDGGIRRGTDVFKALALGASGVFVNRPAVLFALAVDGEAGVRNTLQMLKNELEVAMALSGCTSLKEITRGHVTTEGDRIRRSML; encoded by the exons ATGGTGCTGATCGCAACAAATGTCTGCGATTACAAGGAGCTCGCGAAGCAGAAGTTACCAAGGATGGTTTATGATTACTATGCCTTGGGTGCAGAGGACCAACACACAGTTAGGGAGAACATGGAAGCATTCTCCAGAATTCA GTTTCGACCAAGGGTGCTGATTGATGTGTCTCACATTGACATGTCCACGAGTGTCTTAGGCTACAACATTTCCATGCCTATCATGGTTGCCCCTACGGCCCTGCACAAAATGGCCCACCCTGAAG GAGAGCTTGCTTCTGCTAGGGCTGCAGCTTCTGTAGGAACTATAACG ACGTTGTCTTCCTGGTCATCCTATAGTATTGAAGAAGTTAATTCGGCAGGACCTGGAACCCGTTTCTTCCAACTTTCA GTATACAAGGACAGGAACTTAGTGCGACAGGTTATTGGAAGGGCTGAAAAGGCTAGCTACAAGGCAATTGTACTGACAGTTGATGTTCCATGGCTTGGCCGCAGAGAAGCTGATGTCAAGAACAG GTTCGCCTTACCTCCAAATGTGGTATTGAAGAACTTCGAAGGGGTAGATTTTGGCAACATAGAGAAG GTGAATGGTTCGGGCTTTGCTGCATCCTATGATGCTTGCCAGGTTGACCCCTCTCTTTCTTGGAAG GATATCAAGTGGCTGCAGACAATCACTTCGCTGCCAATCTTAATGAAAAGAATCCTAACAGCAGAAGACA CTCGACTCGCTATTGAATCTGGTGTTGCCGGTATCATCGTATCCAACCATGGTGGCCGCCAGCTAGACCATGCCCCTGCAACCATCAGCTGCCTAGAAGAG GTTGTCAGAGAAGCAAAGGGCCGCGTTCCTGTATTCCTCGACGGCGGCATCCGCCGTGGCACTGACGTGTTCAAGGCCTTGGCACTAGGAGCCTCGGGAGTTTTTGTAA ATCGGCCGGCCG TgctgttcgcccttgcggtggACGGCGAGGCCGGCGTGAGGAACACGCTGCAGATGCTGAAGAACGAGCTCGAGGTCGCCATGGCGTTGAGCGGCTGCACGTCGCTGAAGGAGATCACCCGGGGCCACGTCACCACCGAGGGCGACAGGATCCGTCGCTCTATGCTATAG
- the LOC120684053 gene encoding peroxisomal (S)-2-hydroxy-acid oxidase GLO2-like isoform X1, translating to MVLIATNVCDYKELAKQKLPRMVYDYYALGAEDQHTVRENMEAFSRIQFRPRVLIDVSHIDMSTSVLGYNISMPIMVAPTALHKMAHPEGELASARAAASVGTITTLSSWSSYSIEEVNSAGPGTRFFQLSVYKDRNLVRQVIGRAEKASYKAIVLTVDVPWLGRREADVKNRFALPPNVVLKNFEGVDFGNIEKVNGSGFAASYDACQVDPSLSWKDIKWLQTITSLPILMKRILTAEDTRLAIESGVAGIIVSNHGGRQLDHAPATISCLEEVVREAKGRVPVFLDGGIRRGTDVFKALALGASGVFVMLFALAVDGEAGVRNTLQMLKNELEVAMALSGCTSLKEITRGHVTTEGDRIRRSML from the exons ATGGTGCTGATCGCAACAAATGTCTGCGATTACAAGGAGCTCGCGAAGCAGAAGTTACCAAGGATGGTTTATGATTACTATGCCTTGGGTGCAGAGGACCAACACACAGTTAGGGAGAACATGGAAGCATTCTCCAGAATTCA GTTTCGACCAAGGGTGCTGATTGATGTGTCTCACATTGACATGTCCACGAGTGTCTTAGGCTACAACATTTCCATGCCTATCATGGTTGCCCCTACGGCCCTGCACAAAATGGCCCACCCTGAAG GAGAGCTTGCTTCTGCTAGGGCTGCAGCTTCTGTAGGAACTATAACG ACGTTGTCTTCCTGGTCATCCTATAGTATTGAAGAAGTTAATTCGGCAGGACCTGGAACCCGTTTCTTCCAACTTTCA GTATACAAGGACAGGAACTTAGTGCGACAGGTTATTGGAAGGGCTGAAAAGGCTAGCTACAAGGCAATTGTACTGACAGTTGATGTTCCATGGCTTGGCCGCAGAGAAGCTGATGTCAAGAACAG GTTCGCCTTACCTCCAAATGTGGTATTGAAGAACTTCGAAGGGGTAGATTTTGGCAACATAGAGAAG GTGAATGGTTCGGGCTTTGCTGCATCCTATGATGCTTGCCAGGTTGACCCCTCTCTTTCTTGGAAG GATATCAAGTGGCTGCAGACAATCACTTCGCTGCCAATCTTAATGAAAAGAATCCTAACAGCAGAAGACA CTCGACTCGCTATTGAATCTGGTGTTGCCGGTATCATCGTATCCAACCATGGTGGCCGCCAGCTAGACCATGCCCCTGCAACCATCAGCTGCCTAGAAGAG GTTGTCAGAGAAGCAAAGGGCCGCGTTCCTGTATTCCTCGACGGCGGCATCCGCCGTGGCACTGACGTGTTCAAGGCCTTGGCACTAGGAGCCTCGGGAGTTTTTGTAA TgctgttcgcccttgcggtggACGGCGAGGCCGGCGTGAGGAACACGCTGCAGATGCTGAAGAACGAGCTCGAGGTCGCCATGGCGTTGAGCGGCTGCACGTCGCTGAAGGAGATCACCCGGGGCCACGTCACCACCGAGGGCGACAGGATCCGTCGCTCTATGCTATAG
- the LOC120684053 gene encoding peroxisomal (S)-2-hydroxy-acid oxidase GLO2-like isoform X4 — translation MVLIATNVCDYKELAKQKLPRMVYDYYALGAEDQHTVRENMEAFSRIQFRPRVLIDVSHIDMSTSVLGYNISMPIMVAPTALHKMAHPEGELASARAAASVGTITTLSSWSSYSIEEVNSAGPGTRFFQLSVYKDRNLVRQVIGRAEKASYKAIVLTVDVPWLGRREADVKNRFALPPNVVLKNFEGVDFGNIEKVNGSGFAASYDACQVDPSLSWKDIKWLQTITSLPILMKRILTAEDTRLAIESGVAGIIVSNHGGRQLDHAPATISCLEEVVREAKGRVPVFLDGGIRRGTDVFKALALGASGIGRPVLFALAVDGEAGVRNTLQMLKNELEVAMALSGCTSLKEITRGHVTTEGDRIRRSML, via the exons ATGGTGCTGATCGCAACAAATGTCTGCGATTACAAGGAGCTCGCGAAGCAGAAGTTACCAAGGATGGTTTATGATTACTATGCCTTGGGTGCAGAGGACCAACACACAGTTAGGGAGAACATGGAAGCATTCTCCAGAATTCA GTTTCGACCAAGGGTGCTGATTGATGTGTCTCACATTGACATGTCCACGAGTGTCTTAGGCTACAACATTTCCATGCCTATCATGGTTGCCCCTACGGCCCTGCACAAAATGGCCCACCCTGAAG GAGAGCTTGCTTCTGCTAGGGCTGCAGCTTCTGTAGGAACTATAACG ACGTTGTCTTCCTGGTCATCCTATAGTATTGAAGAAGTTAATTCGGCAGGACCTGGAACCCGTTTCTTCCAACTTTCA GTATACAAGGACAGGAACTTAGTGCGACAGGTTATTGGAAGGGCTGAAAAGGCTAGCTACAAGGCAATTGTACTGACAGTTGATGTTCCATGGCTTGGCCGCAGAGAAGCTGATGTCAAGAACAG GTTCGCCTTACCTCCAAATGTGGTATTGAAGAACTTCGAAGGGGTAGATTTTGGCAACATAGAGAAG GTGAATGGTTCGGGCTTTGCTGCATCCTATGATGCTTGCCAGGTTGACCCCTCTCTTTCTTGGAAG GATATCAAGTGGCTGCAGACAATCACTTCGCTGCCAATCTTAATGAAAAGAATCCTAACAGCAGAAGACA CTCGACTCGCTATTGAATCTGGTGTTGCCGGTATCATCGTATCCAACCATGGTGGCCGCCAGCTAGACCATGCCCCTGCAACCATCAGCTGCCTAGAAGAG GTTGTCAGAGAAGCAAAGGGCCGCGTTCCTGTATTCCTCGACGGCGGCATCCGCCGTGGCACTGACGTGTTCAAGGCCTTGGCACTAGGAGCCTCGGGA ATCGGCCGGCC AGTgctgttcgcccttgcggtggACGGCGAGGCCGGCGTGAGGAACACGCTGCAGATGCTGAAGAACGAGCTCGAGGTCGCCATGGCGTTGAGCGGCTGCACGTCGCTGAAGGAGATCACCCGGGGCCACGTCACCACCGAGGGCGACAGGATCCGTCGCTCTATGCTATAG
- the LOC120682637 gene encoding peroxisomal (S)-2-hydroxy-acid oxidase GLO3-like isoform X3, with protein MGMALITNVSDYEELAKQKLSKMVYDFYALGAEDQRTLKENREAFSRILFLPRVLIDVSHINMFANVLGYNISMPIMVAPTALHKLAHPEGEVASARAAAAAGTIMVWKIAPFIEEVSSSGPGLRFFQLSVFKDRNFVQQLVRRAENAGYKAIAVTVDAPRLGHREADVRNRFSLPENVGLKCFEGLDLSNMDKNVSGLAAYVASQIDSSLSWKDIKWLQMITRLPILVKGVITAEDAQLAIECGVAGIIMSNHGGRQLDYLPSTISCLEEVVREAKGRVPVFLDGGIRRGTDVFKALALGASGVFIGRPVLFALAVDGEAGVRKVLQMLRDELETAMALSGCTSLKEITRGHVSTEGDRIARSRL; from the exons AT GGGGATGGCGCTGATCACGAATGTCTCTGACTATGAGGAGCTCGCAAAGCAGAAGCTGTCAAAGATGGTTTATGACTTCTATGCGTTAGGTGCAGAAGACCAGCGGACACTCAAGGAGAATAGGGAGGCATTCTCCAGAATTTT GTTTCTACCAAGGGTACTGATTGATGTGTCCCATATCAACATGTTCGCGAACGTTTTAGGCTACAACATTTCCATGCCTATTATGGTGGCTcccactgctttgcacaaactGGCCCATCCAGAAG GAGAGGTTGCTTCTGCccgagctgcagctgctgcaggaACCATCATGGTTTGGAAGATTGCACCCTT TATTGAAGAAGTTAGCTCGAGCGGACCAGGACTCCGTTTCTTTCAACTTTCA GTATTCAAGGACAGGAACTTTGTGCAACAGCTTGTCAGAAGGGCTGAAAACGCTGGCTATAAGGCAATTGCTGTCACTGTTGATGCCCCACGGCTAGGTCACAGGGAAGCTGATGTCAGGAACAG ATTCTCCTTGCCTGAAAATGTGGGATTGAAGTGCTTTGAAGGACTGGATCTCAGCAACATGGACAAG AATGTTTCTGGCCTTGCTGCATATGTTGCTAGCCAGATTGACAGCTCTCTTTCTTGGAAG GATATCAAGTGGCTACAGATGATTACCCGGTTGCCTATCTTAGTGAAAGGAGTCATAACGGCAGAAGATG CTCAACTTGCCATTGAATGTGGTGTTGCGGGTATTATCATGTCTAACCACGGGGGACGCCAGCTAGACTATCTTCCTTCAACCATCAGCTGCCTCGAAGAG GTTGTCAGAGAAGCCAAAGGGCGTGTCCCTGTGTTCCTTGACGGCGGCATCCGCCGTGGCACTGACGTGTTCAAGGCCTTGGCATTGGGAGCCTCAGGAGTATTT ATTGGAAGGCCCGTCCTGTTCGCCCTCGCCGTGGACGGCGAGGCCGGTGTGAGGAAGGTGCTGCAGATGCTGAGGGACGAGCTGGAGACCGCCATGGCGCTGAGCGGCTGCACGTCGCTGAAGGAGATCACTCGCGGCCATGTCAGCACTGAGGGTGACAGGATCGCTCGCTCTCGGCTGTAG
- the LOC120682637 gene encoding peroxisomal (S)-2-hydroxy-acid oxidase GLO3-like isoform X1, translated as MGMALITNVSDYEELAKQKLSKMVYDFYALGAEDQRTLKENREAFSRILFLPRVLIDVSHINMFANVLGYNISMPIMVAPTALHKLAHPEGEVASARAAAAAGTIMTLSSWSSCSIEEVSSSGPGLRFFQLSVFKDRNFVQQLVRRAENAGYKAIAVTVDAPRLGHREADVRNRFSLPENVGLKCFEGLDLSNMDKNVSGLAAYVASQIDSSLSWKDIKWLQMITRLPILVKGVITAEDAQLAIECGVAGIIMSNHGGRQLDYLPSTISCLEEVVREAKGRVPVFLDGGIRRGTDVFKALALGASGVFIGRPVLFALAVDGEAGVRKVLQMLRDELETAMALSGCTSLKEITRGHVSTEGDRIARSRL; from the exons AT GGGGATGGCGCTGATCACGAATGTCTCTGACTATGAGGAGCTCGCAAAGCAGAAGCTGTCAAAGATGGTTTATGACTTCTATGCGTTAGGTGCAGAAGACCAGCGGACACTCAAGGAGAATAGGGAGGCATTCTCCAGAATTTT GTTTCTACCAAGGGTACTGATTGATGTGTCCCATATCAACATGTTCGCGAACGTTTTAGGCTACAACATTTCCATGCCTATTATGGTGGCTcccactgctttgcacaaactGGCCCATCCAGAAG GAGAGGTTGCTTCTGCccgagctgcagctgctgcaggaACCATCATG ACTTTGTCTTCATGGTCATCTTGTAGTATTGAAGAAGTTAGCTCGAGCGGACCAGGACTCCGTTTCTTTCAACTTTCA GTATTCAAGGACAGGAACTTTGTGCAACAGCTTGTCAGAAGGGCTGAAAACGCTGGCTATAAGGCAATTGCTGTCACTGTTGATGCCCCACGGCTAGGTCACAGGGAAGCTGATGTCAGGAACAG ATTCTCCTTGCCTGAAAATGTGGGATTGAAGTGCTTTGAAGGACTGGATCTCAGCAACATGGACAAG AATGTTTCTGGCCTTGCTGCATATGTTGCTAGCCAGATTGACAGCTCTCTTTCTTGGAAG GATATCAAGTGGCTACAGATGATTACCCGGTTGCCTATCTTAGTGAAAGGAGTCATAACGGCAGAAGATG CTCAACTTGCCATTGAATGTGGTGTTGCGGGTATTATCATGTCTAACCACGGGGGACGCCAGCTAGACTATCTTCCTTCAACCATCAGCTGCCTCGAAGAG GTTGTCAGAGAAGCCAAAGGGCGTGTCCCTGTGTTCCTTGACGGCGGCATCCGCCGTGGCACTGACGTGTTCAAGGCCTTGGCATTGGGAGCCTCAGGAGTATTT ATTGGAAGGCCCGTCCTGTTCGCCCTCGCCGTGGACGGCGAGGCCGGTGTGAGGAAGGTGCTGCAGATGCTGAGGGACGAGCTGGAGACCGCCATGGCGCTGAGCGGCTGCACGTCGCTGAAGGAGATCACTCGCGGCCATGTCAGCACTGAGGGTGACAGGATCGCTCGCTCTCGGCTGTAG
- the LOC120682637 gene encoding peroxisomal (S)-2-hydroxy-acid oxidase GLO3-like isoform X2, with the protein MALITNVSDYEELAKQKLSKMVYDFYALGAEDQRTLKENREAFSRILFLPRVLIDVSHINMFANVLGYNISMPIMVAPTALHKLAHPEGEVASARAAAAAGTIMTLSSWSSCSIEEVSSSGPGLRFFQLSVFKDRNFVQQLVRRAENAGYKAIAVTVDAPRLGHREADVRNRFSLPENVGLKCFEGLDLSNMDKNVSGLAAYVASQIDSSLSWKDIKWLQMITRLPILVKGVITAEDAQLAIECGVAGIIMSNHGGRQLDYLPSTISCLEEVVREAKGRVPVFLDGGIRRGTDVFKALALGASGVFIGRPVLFALAVDGEAGVRKVLQMLRDELETAMALSGCTSLKEITRGHVSTEGDRIARSRL; encoded by the exons ATGGCGCTGATCACGAATGTCTCTGACTATGAGGAGCTCGCAAAGCAGAAGCTGTCAAAGATGGTTTATGACTTCTATGCGTTAGGTGCAGAAGACCAGCGGACACTCAAGGAGAATAGGGAGGCATTCTCCAGAATTTT GTTTCTACCAAGGGTACTGATTGATGTGTCCCATATCAACATGTTCGCGAACGTTTTAGGCTACAACATTTCCATGCCTATTATGGTGGCTcccactgctttgcacaaactGGCCCATCCAGAAG GAGAGGTTGCTTCTGCccgagctgcagctgctgcaggaACCATCATG ACTTTGTCTTCATGGTCATCTTGTAGTATTGAAGAAGTTAGCTCGAGCGGACCAGGACTCCGTTTCTTTCAACTTTCA GTATTCAAGGACAGGAACTTTGTGCAACAGCTTGTCAGAAGGGCTGAAAACGCTGGCTATAAGGCAATTGCTGTCACTGTTGATGCCCCACGGCTAGGTCACAGGGAAGCTGATGTCAGGAACAG ATTCTCCTTGCCTGAAAATGTGGGATTGAAGTGCTTTGAAGGACTGGATCTCAGCAACATGGACAAG AATGTTTCTGGCCTTGCTGCATATGTTGCTAGCCAGATTGACAGCTCTCTTTCTTGGAAG GATATCAAGTGGCTACAGATGATTACCCGGTTGCCTATCTTAGTGAAAGGAGTCATAACGGCAGAAGATG CTCAACTTGCCATTGAATGTGGTGTTGCGGGTATTATCATGTCTAACCACGGGGGACGCCAGCTAGACTATCTTCCTTCAACCATCAGCTGCCTCGAAGAG GTTGTCAGAGAAGCCAAAGGGCGTGTCCCTGTGTTCCTTGACGGCGGCATCCGCCGTGGCACTGACGTGTTCAAGGCCTTGGCATTGGGAGCCTCAGGAGTATTT ATTGGAAGGCCCGTCCTGTTCGCCCTCGCCGTGGACGGCGAGGCCGGTGTGAGGAAGGTGCTGCAGATGCTGAGGGACGAGCTGGAGACCGCCATGGCGCTGAGCGGCTGCACGTCGCTGAAGGAGATCACTCGCGGCCATGTCAGCACTGAGGGTGACAGGATCGCTCGCTCTCGGCTGTAG
- the LOC120683483 gene encoding signal recognition particle 14 kDa protein-like → MVLLQPDRFLSELTSMYERSTEKGSVWVTMKRSSLKGKAQLQKMEKKGKEVEYRCLVRASDGKKSISTSVSLKEYAKFQASYATVLKAHMHALKKRERKDRKKAADAEKAPETVPKKQKKSSSKKSSGSKS, encoded by the exons ATG GTGCTGCTGCAACCAGATCGGTTCCTGAGCGAGCTGACGAGCATGTACGAGCGGAGCACGGAGAAAGGCTCCGTGTGGGTCACCATGAAGCGAT CGTCTCTCAAGGGCAAGGCACAGTTGCAGAAaatggagaagaaggggaaggaggtggagtACCGGTGCCTTGTCCGCGCCTCTGATGGCAAGAAGAGCATCTCCACCTCG GTCTCTCTAAAGGAGTACGCAAAGTTCCAAGCTTCATATGCAACAGTGCTTAAAGCCCATatgcatgctctgaagaaaaGGGAGAGGAAAGACAGGAAGAAGGCGGCAGATGCTGAGAAGGCCCCCGAGACCGTGCCCAAGAAGCAGAAGAAATCATCCTCAAAGAAATCCTCAGGGTCCAAGTCGTAA